In Drechmeria coniospora strain ARSEF 6962 chromosome 03, whole genome shotgun sequence, the DNA window aTGGCTTGTTTAatctcgccgcccgccgtctAGTGCCCTTCCGCCTGTCTGGCCTGGTGGAGCTGTCCATTAGGTACCTTCGTGCCTGCGCTCCTGCTCGCGCTCCTTCGTGTACATATATTTACACCAGCCTGTAGCCGTAGCGGCAAGTACTGTCCATCGTACGccaatgtactccgtacgcacgACGTACAGTAGAAATCGTACCATCGAGGGAGGAGCCGGGACGACCAAGCTCGATATGGCGTATATATCTGCTGCCAACCTTGGATCGCAGCTGTCTGCCCGTCTCCCTTTGACGCTGCCTTTTGATTTCACCCTGCTCGCCAAGCATCAACTTGCCGCGAAGAATCGTCCATCCGCCCGTGCGGTCCCCTCCAGTCGCCGTCACGTCACGTTCGTGCAAGGAGACGTCTCCTCTCGCGACGCTTGCGGTGTCATGTCCAACGATAGCCCGACCATCAACAGGTGGGAGTTGCAAGCCTTGGATGTAAATGCatctccccccctccctcctgcCTCTACCACTTCCCTCCCTCCACgctgcgtcgtcgctccGTCCAATCGCTCTCCGTGGCGATCGGAAAAGGGGATGAAGGCTGGTGACGGGAATGAACGGATCGCTGACCCAAGGTGCCGATGCCAGTATCAGTTCCCCCCTAACGATCCCGCCGAGGCGTCCGAGGACCCTCAGCGCTCTTCTCCGCGAACAAAATGGCAGAAGCTCGACGATCCCATCATCTATCCCGGTCTGTACTCGGCCACTGGTTTCGACATAATGAAGATTCTGGTACGTCGTTGCCTCCGCCGGGACcaccctctcctctctcctctctccacTCACCTTcttcctctctcctctctcctctctcctctctcctctctcctctctcctctctcctctctcctctctcctctctcctctctcctctctcctctctcctctctcctctctcctctcccctctcccctctcccctctccctctcccccgTCTCCTCTCTATCCGCTCTCTTCTCTCCTTCCTCCtcacttcctcctcctcgctgctTCCCCCTCGCTGCTTCCTCCGTTCCGAACCGTTATCCTCTGACAAGCAGTGACAGATGAGAGTCTTGTCGAGGCCGAACCCTCAGGTCGAgcttggcgccgtcgactgcTCCGTCGCCCTCATCTTGTGCGATCTCGAACGGCCTGATCACCCCATCGTGTACGCCTCCGACTCTTTCTGCGAGCTGACAGGCTACAACCTGCAAGAGGTTCTCGGCCGCAACTGCCGCTTTCTCCAAAGGCCCTCTGCAtcaccctcctcgtcgtcgctgtctAGCACCGAAAGCACGGATAAAGCGGCCATCCGCAGCATTcgcctcgccatcgacgcccGCCAGGAGATCCAGCTGACGCTCAGAAACTACAAGAAGAATGGCAAGCCCTTCACCAACATCCTGAGCATCATTCCCCTCGACCTCGATTCGTCCGGCTCTCGATACGCCGTTGGCTTCCAGGTGGAAACGGACTGACGGCCGGGTCACCCTCCTCTCTGCTTCCTTTCATCACGCCACCCCCTTTCCCGCATGCTTGCCATCGACTGCCATGGCAGCAGTCGACGTTCGTGCTTTGCCGCATTGACgatacccccccccccccccccccgacgCACTCGTAATGACATTTTCACCCTCCTGTCATGTGACCAATGGCCATTCCATTTTTCACGGGACACAGGACAAGCCGACCAAGACGTGCATGACGTCATATGAAGCGATTTTGACTGTGTTATTGGTTTTGTTTTGCTTTCACCTGCAATGGCCATGAATTTGATGAGCATCGGTCGAGGCCTGAGCCTGGAGCTTTGACGCCTCGTCGAGACGGATGCGCGATTGGAAATTATCGTGCTTGTGATTCAGCGAGTGGCTGGCAGTTCTTCAAATAGTTCAACAATGAGACAAGCCGTTCCCCCATGATCGTGCCGCGTGCCGTCAATTCCTCCCTCAGCTTCTCAACCGTGCCGACCTCCTCCGTCCGCCGGCCAAATCTACCGGCAGCACCTTCacgtccttgtccttgctcTCTTCGTCCTTGACCCCCTTTGTCCGCGTTTTCTTCCTCGAGGTACCGTCTGCTTTATCCTCTGCCGCTGTGGGAGGGACCTTTTGTTTTCGTGCCTGCTTCACCGCTGCCTCATCAGGCTCCGTCTTAGCCCTCGCCGGTATACCTCCCGTCTTCCTTTGCACAGCAGGCGAGTAGCAGCTCGTGCGCCCTCCGACTGTGATGAATGCGAGCTTATCGCCGTTTGGTAGCTTCGCTGAACCGCTCTTGTCGCCCTTGCCCCAGCGGTGGTTGAAGAGCCAGTGGGCAGGGAACTCGTCCGAGTCGCCGAGCTTGTCCACAGCCGTCTGGCAGACGTACCGGATCGACTCGTACAGCTCCGTCATCTCCTCCTTGCTAAAGTCGTCGCAGTACTGTTCAGGGTGGAGCTTGGCCTGGTAGAGCGTCTCGTCCGCGACCCAATTTCCGATGCCGCTGATGACCGTCTGATCCAGAAGAAGGGCTTTGACCGGCACGTGCCGGGACTTCATCCTGCCCCGTAGGTAGCTTTCCGTGAAGATGTCCACGTCCAGCACAGGGTCGGGGCCGTTCTCTGCCAACGGGGAGTGTTTCCTGATCTCGCCACCGGGGCAGTCCACGAGCCGGACGCGACCGAACCTCCGTGCGTCGGTGAATGCTACCTCTGCCGCTGATTCGCCCTCGGTGGCGAGGTGGAATTTCCAGAATCTTGGCGGCCACTGCTCGAGTTCGGCATCCTTCATCTTCTTGTAGTAGTTTGTGTACGCCGTCTTTTCCCCCTTGATGTGGATCCAGCCCGTCATGCCAAAATGCATCACAAGGTGAGGTGGTTTATCCAACGCGATCCTGCTCATTCAGCAACCATCTCATTTCCATCTCATCCTCATCTCCGTCTCACTCACCAAAAGTATTTGCCCTGGCTGCCAGCGGAGACAACCTGCCCGCAGACTGTCAGGCCCAAGAGCGACGTCATTCAGTGCACAGTCACATCGGCTCACTTTCTTGTTCCGTAGCGCTTCTTCGACCGCCGCGCCACTTGTACCGACTTTCCCGAAAAcgttggcatcgtcgacggcagacACGCTGGCAATTTTCTTGCCAACCAAGTGCAGTCGCAGGAAATGGACTATTCGGGCGACTGATTTGGGTTAAGACTGTCTTCACGAAACACCATTCATGAACGTACCCTCTGCTATCTCGGGCATATTGGAACACTGATCGAGAATGTACTACAAACTCTGAGGCCGCAAGTGAGTGAATCTCTCCGTCCGCCatgaggaggaggcgaaCACGTACTCCGAACCCTGGACGCCGAATGGTCCGCCACGAGGCCCACGCGAAATCCCGTGACCTACTTATGTCAGCAGCGGAACACAACTCCACCCGAGCTTCTCCACAACAAATTGACATTTTATTCGGAAGCTTTTTTTCAAATCCTCTTCActccttcttctccctcCAACACACACATTGTTCGAGGTAAGTTTCTGCATCTTTTCTTGTTGCAGTGTTTATACACCAACTCACCCACTCCCTTCCTTCCTGATGACACACTTAAACCGCAAACTAGAGTCTCTGACCTCGTTGATTGATGACTCATTTTTTATCACGTCAGTCTGAATCTGGACGTTACATTTCGCACTTTTCTTCCAGCTTGGGACGAGCTTGTGCTGACTATTATACCATAGTTTTGCGTCTCCAAGCGGATGGCCTGATCGACGATGCTTGCATGTGTTCTCGGCGCTTGCTTTGCTTGCTGCTTGAGTGTTTGGTACGTTTCCTCTGTTTTACCCCGTGACCACCACTCTCTTCATGATGATCGATTCGTAAACAATATACGCTGGAAATTACCGGCTGAGTTTTCTATGACGATATTAAATGGCTTTGTCTGATTTGCTGCATTTCACACCCGCTTTTGTTGCATGCCTTGTTATTTTTGAGCCAATGGCTGACCGCTACAAGATCTAGATAAGGTATGCATCATCGATGTTTCTTCTCCCGAAGCAGTCTCTTGTGATGAAACGGCACTGGGCTCCGATAGTACATGAGCAGAGAAGCCATTTTGCGGCAGGCCTAGAAAACCTCGCCCACTGATTCTTGATCTTCATCTCACACATTTGGATGGATGGTATATGCCAGCACTAATCATCTGAAAATAGTGTCTGATCTTCGTAATgccattcattcattcaatGATATGATGCTGTGATGCCACAATGGTAAGACATTTTGCGAATTTGTTGCACTGTTTTCTGTGATGATACCGATGACGAGTCTTATCCGAGTTTTCGATGCAGACACCATCTTTTTTTATACCATTCATGCCAATCTGACTTTGCCCGAAAGCCTTCTCCTGCCAAGCATGTCTTGTTTTGAATCATGGCTAACGGAATCGAATAGGACCGTGATGGTTAGTTGCTCCAGCCTTTCTGCAGCCATTTCACACTCCCTCTGCTATCATGATGAACGCGAATGATATAGACAAGCATATGTCCGAGCTCACGCGACGAAGACAATTCATCCGCTCCTTTTTCTGACTTGATACCCATCTTCCAATAAGCGAGTCTCGATGATTGTGGTCGGACGCTAACCACTTGAAGTTTGTCTTATTTTCATTGTACCTCTACCCAACTAGCGTTCACATGCCATGGTGAGTTGGATCAGTCTTATTTCTCTTTTACCCTCTTCATATGATGTTACAATTATCACGACGGTCAACTTAGCCATACGCATTGATGATATCGCCTGTGACAAGGCACCTTTTCTGATATCCCTCCCCACCACCCCTTGTTGGAGACTGGTCGCATATGCATGGACTAACAGTTCCAAGTTTCTAGTAGTATCCATATTTCGAAGTGCTCAACTGTCGTTGACCTCTGGTAAGCTGTGATACAGACGCCGTTGAAAGTTTCCATCGGCCGCCCTCAATCCAATGCAGGTTATGTTGTGTCCAGTGCAGTCTTAGATGCGCATTAGGTAGCAAATTTCTACGTGTTGTCGTACCTACTCTTGTTCGCCATGACATCTTTACCGGCTGTTCTCACCAGCCTTGTGACGCAGTTATTGTGCAGATGTGTTGGCGAATGCGTGTGTATTGTATTGGCTTGGCGACCAATAAGTGCCATCTAGGCAGCAAGCGATACATTGACAAGTCTTCCGGCCCAATGTACAAGAAGTGCAAGCGTAGAGTGGAGAAATTCTGTCACAGTCAGTTGAACTCCAGGATCTAAGCAGTCAAGTCACTTGTCCGCACGAAAGCGAGGCAGTTTGCCCTGCGTCATGGAGTGCTTGGTCAGATGATTTCCCACGTTCATCACCTGGTATTCAATGGTAGAAACAACAACTCAGTAAACTAGGTGAAATCGTGGCTACTCATACTGTACCGCTATTATTTAGGACGGAGACAGGAATCGCATGCGGAGAAAGAGCGGTGGAGAGGAGGATTTGGCAATGTTGGATATTGTGGCAACATTGTTCAAAGGCCATCCCCTGGCATCTCGTCTCCGACTGCAGCTCCCGCGCGTCCGTTCATGTCACCTCCTGTCCAACCTCTTGGCATCCTCAGTCGCAGCTGGAGGGGCGAAGGGGTCGCGAGCCCGCCGTGTCCCGTTACCGGTATCGTCCGTATACTTGGCAGACGGCCTTCCCATCAGCGGGGCCTTCTCCATCGTCGGGTAGGGGAGCAGGGAGGGTGCCGCCGTACTGCGGCGGGTAGCCTTGGCGATCATCATAGCGATGTGGTACGGGCGCGGTCCAGCCGCTATCGATGATATCCTCCCCCCAGGAGCCCGCGTTGAGGTTCGCCATTGTACCGTTCACACAgaggtgctgctggtggtggtagAGGCCCGAGTTGTGCGGCAACTCTTGGTTTGGGTAACCGaattgctgctgctgctgctgctgctggtcgTGGAAGCGACGGACGTGGCCCGGCTGACGGTCAAAGGCCATCCTTCTCAAGGACGACCGCGTGTCAAGCTGCTGTTCCATCGGCTGAAAAGACGACTCGGCTTCTTCCCGCGTCGACAATGGTAGATGCTTCTGCACCACCAGTGGCGGCTGCTTCTCTCGGCTTCGGTTCTTGTTGTACTTGGTGACACCCCATTTCGCGAGGTGCTCGTTGTACGCACGCCGGCTGTCACACGCACCCTCGTGTCAGCATGAGCATCAGCGAAGAGAAACCAGAGGGGCGGGCGAGCGTGCCAAGAGTACACGGCCAAGCAGCGGTTTTGAGAAGGTGAGTCCATACCTCGCATGGAACCCGTGCTTGTTCCTCATCATCTCCATGACAAT includes these proteins:
- a CDS encoding pas, which translates into the protein MYSVRTTYSRNRTIEGGAGTTKLDMAYISAANLGSQLSARLPLTLPFDFTLLAKHQLAAKNRPSARAVPSSRRHVTFVQGDVSSRDACGVMSNDSPTINRWELQALDVNASPPLPPASTTSLPPRCVVAPSNRSPWRSEKGMKAGDGNERIADPRCRCQYQFPPNDPAEASEDPQRSSPRTKWQKLDDPIIYPGLYSATGFDIMKILMRVLSRPNPQVELGAVDCSVALILCDLERPDHPIVYASDSFCELTGYNLQEVLGRNCRFLQRPSASPSSSSLSSTESTDKAAIRSIRLAIDARQEIQLTLRNYKKNGKPFTNILSIIPLDLDSSGSRYAVGFQVETD
- a CDS encoding formamidopyrimidine-DNA glycosylase — its product is MPEIAEVARIVHFLRLHLVGKKIASVSAVDDANVFGKVGTSGAAVEEALRNKKVVSAGSQGKYFWIALDKPPHLVMHFGMTGWIHIKGEKTAYTNYYKKMKDAELEQWPPRFWKFHLATEGESAAEVAFTDARRFGRVRLVDCPGGEIRKHSPLAENGPDPVLDVDIFTESYLRGRMKSRHVPVKALLLDQTVISGIGNWVADETLYQAKLHPEQYCDDFSKEEMTELYESIRYVCQTAVDKLGDSDEFPAHWLFNHRWGKGDKSGSAKLPNGDKLAFITVGGRTSCYSPAVQRKTGGIPARAKTEPDEAAVKQARKQKVPPTAAEDKADGTSRKKTRTKGVKDEESKDKDVKVLPVDLAGGRRRSARLRS